One window of Halopseudomonas maritima genomic DNA carries:
- the folC gene encoding bifunctional tetrahydrofolate synthase/dihydrofolate synthase, which produces MSARSLADWLVRLEGLHPSEIDMGLERVRVVAERLGVLAPAPLVFTVTGTNGKGSTCAALDSLLRHAGLRTGCYTSPHLVHYNERVRLDGQLADDEDLCAAFAAIDAARGDISLTYFEFGTLAALWLFKRAGLDAVVLEVGLGGRLDAVNVVDASVAVVTSIGIDHQEYLGSTRESVAAEKAGILRAGRPVISGERALPETFVQVVERLGCPLVQRERDFRLDVLADGQWRLTGQGGLGASRALGLPPVRLPRDNLAVALQAFWAAGLDMSDQALGEALAAASATGRLESRSLDWQGAQRELVLDVGHNPHAAAFLSESLRQQGARRRVAVFGLLADKDLEGVLAPLLDLFDGWFVAPLPSPRSRSAAELQRVLEQQGATVKTAPSVAAALEQALIDTSADTEIVIFGSFFCVADAILWLS; this is translated from the coding sequence ATGAGTGCACGCAGTCTGGCCGATTGGCTGGTTCGGCTGGAGGGGCTGCACCCCAGCGAAATCGATATGGGGCTGGAACGGGTACGCGTGGTTGCCGAGCGACTTGGCGTACTCGCGCCAGCCCCGCTGGTTTTTACGGTAACAGGTACCAACGGCAAGGGCTCAACCTGCGCCGCGCTGGACTCGCTGCTGCGCCATGCCGGCCTGCGCACTGGCTGCTATACCTCACCTCATCTGGTGCATTACAACGAACGCGTTCGCCTGGATGGCCAGTTGGCCGACGACGAAGACTTGTGCGCAGCCTTTGCTGCCATTGACGCGGCGCGCGGCGATATTTCCCTGACCTATTTCGAGTTTGGCACCCTGGCGGCGCTCTGGCTGTTCAAGCGCGCCGGGCTTGATGCCGTGGTGCTTGAAGTGGGGCTGGGCGGCCGGCTGGACGCGGTGAACGTTGTGGATGCCAGTGTCGCCGTAGTTACGAGTATCGGCATTGATCATCAGGAGTACCTTGGCAGCACTCGCGAGTCGGTAGCGGCCGAGAAGGCGGGTATTCTGCGAGCGGGCCGCCCGGTGATCAGCGGCGAACGGGCGTTGCCGGAGACCTTTGTGCAGGTGGTCGAGCGCCTCGGTTGCCCGCTGGTGCAGCGCGAACGTGATTTCAGACTTGATGTGCTTGCCGACGGCCAATGGCGTCTTACCGGGCAGGGCGGGTTAGGGGCGTCTCGCGCGCTCGGTTTGCCGCCGGTGCGCCTGCCGCGCGACAACCTTGCTGTCGCTCTGCAGGCGTTCTGGGCAGCCGGGCTGGATATGTCCGATCAGGCCTTGGGTGAGGCGTTGGCGGCTGCCTCGGCCACCGGCCGCCTGGAGTCACGCTCACTTGACTGGCAAGGTGCGCAGCGTGAGCTGGTGCTGGATGTGGGGCACAACCCGCACGCGGCCGCATTTCTGTCCGAGTCCCTTCGCCAGCAAGGTGCGCGCCGGCGGGTGGCGGTATTCGGCCTGCTGGCAGACAAGGATCTGGAAGGTGTGCTGGCTCCGCTGCTTGATCTGTTTGACGGCTGGTTTGTTGCCCCCTTGCCAAGTCCGCGTAGCCGCTCGGCTGCTGAGCTGCAGCGGGTACTTGAGCAGCAGGGCGCTACCGTCAAGACTGCGCCCTCGGTCGCTGCTGCGCTTGAGCAGGCGCTGATCGACACCTCTGCCGATACTGAAATTGTCATTTTCGGGTCGTTTTTCTGCGTCGCCGACGCCATACTCTGGCTATCGTAA
- the accD gene encoding acetyl-CoA carboxylase, carboxyltransferase subunit beta — MSNWLVDKLIPSIVRSEAQKSSVPEGLWRKCPSCDAVLYRPELEKNLDVCPKCSHHLRIGARRRLDIFLDAEGRQEIGAELEPVDRLKFRDSKKYKDRLTAAQKETGEKDALVVMQGALKGSPIVASAFEFSFMGGSMGSVVGARFVRGAEIALKERIPYVCFSASGGARMQEALFSLMQMAKTSAALARLREEGIPFISVMTDPVYGGVSASLAMLGDLNVAEPNALIGFAGPRVIEQTVREKLPPGFQRSEFLLEHGALDMIVSRSEMRDRLAGILAMLTGAPAPAKEDSAEADEA, encoded by the coding sequence ATGAGCAACTGGTTGGTGGACAAACTGATTCCCTCCATTGTGCGCTCCGAAGCACAGAAAAGCAGCGTACCCGAAGGGCTCTGGCGCAAGTGCCCGTCCTGTGATGCGGTGCTGTATCGGCCGGAGCTGGAGAAAAATCTGGATGTCTGCCCCAAGTGCAGCCATCACCTGCGTATTGGTGCGCGTCGCCGCCTGGATATCTTCCTCGACGCCGAGGGTCGCCAGGAAATCGGCGCCGAACTAGAGCCGGTTGACCGTCTGAAGTTCCGCGACAGCAAGAAATACAAGGACCGTCTGACCGCTGCGCAGAAGGAAACCGGTGAGAAAGACGCCTTGGTCGTGATGCAGGGTGCACTCAAAGGATCGCCGATCGTAGCCAGTGCGTTTGAGTTCAGCTTCATGGGCGGCTCGATGGGCAGTGTCGTCGGTGCACGTTTTGTGCGTGGCGCCGAGATTGCCTTGAAAGAGCGCATCCCTTATGTCTGCTTTTCTGCCTCCGGCGGCGCGCGCATGCAGGAAGCGCTGTTCTCGTTGATGCAGATGGCCAAGACCAGCGCCGCACTGGCCCGCCTGCGTGAAGAGGGTATTCCCTTTATCTCCGTTATGACCGACCCGGTCTATGGCGGCGTTTCTGCCAGTCTGGCGATGTTGGGTGACCTGAATGTCGCTGAACCCAATGCGCTGATCGGTTTTGCCGGCCCGCGCGTGATCGAACAGACGGTACGTGAGAAACTGCCGCCCGGGTTCCAGCGCAGTGAGTTCCTGCTGGAGCACGGCGCGCTCGATATGATTGTATCGCGCAGCGAGATGCGAGATCGTCTGGCTGGCATTCTGGCCATGTTGACCGGCGCCCCGGCACCGGCCAAGGAAGACAGTGCGGAGGCTGACGAGGCCTGA
- the trpA gene encoding tryptophan synthase subunit alpha: MSRIQARFSALQAAGRKALIPYITAGDPAPAVTLPLMHDLVAAGADVIELGIPFSDPMADGPVIQLAMERALAHEVSLRQVLEMVAEFRQRDNETPVVLMGYLNPVERMGYDEFAREAAEAGVDGVLTVDLPPEEAAEVVPLFKARGLDTIFLLAPTTTAERARSICQQASGYVYYVSLKGVTGSSALDVTDVANKLDMLRTVTDLPIGVGFGIRDGASAAAVAEVADGVVVGSVLVNQIAANADNPDAARKAISAIIADMRGAMDR; the protein is encoded by the coding sequence ATGAGCCGAATTCAAGCCCGTTTTTCCGCCCTGCAGGCCGCTGGCCGCAAGGCGCTGATCCCTTACATTACTGCCGGTGATCCTGCCCCGGCGGTTACCCTGCCACTGATGCATGACCTGGTCGCCGCCGGCGCCGACGTTATTGAGCTGGGCATCCCGTTCTCCGATCCGATGGCAGATGGTCCGGTCATCCAGTTGGCGATGGAGCGCGCCCTGGCCCATGAGGTCAGCCTGCGGCAGGTGTTGGAGATGGTTGCCGAGTTTCGCCAGCGTGATAACGAAACGCCGGTTGTACTCATGGGCTATCTCAACCCGGTCGAGCGCATGGGCTATGATGAATTTGCCCGTGAGGCGGCCGAGGCGGGTGTTGACGGTGTGCTGACCGTCGACCTGCCGCCGGAGGAGGCGGCTGAGGTAGTGCCGCTGTTCAAGGCACGAGGGCTGGATACGATTTTCCTGTTGGCGCCAACGACCACGGCCGAGCGCGCGCGCTCGATTTGTCAGCAGGCCAGCGGCTATGTCTATTATGTTTCTCTGAAAGGTGTGACCGGATCCAGTGCTTTGGACGTCACCGATGTAGCAAACAAATTGGACATGCTGCGTACGGTAACCGACTTGCCGATTGGCGTTGGTTTCGGCATCCGCGATGGCGCTTCAGCCGCAGCGGTTGCCGAGGTGGCCGATGGCGTGGTGGTCGGGTCTGTGCTGGTCAATCAGATTGCGGCCAATGCCGACAATCCAGACGCAGCGCGCAAGGCGATTTCGGCGATCATCGCCGATATGCGCGGCGCTATGGACCGCTGA
- the trpB gene encoding tryptophan synthase subunit beta, translating to MSESNPIDFSAVPDARGHFGPYGGRFVSETLMDALDELERLYRKLSDDPAFQAEFDRDLAFYVGRPSPLYLAERLTQKVGGAQIYLKREDLNHTGAHKVNNTIGQALLAKHMGKPRVIAETGAGQHGVATATVAARLGLKCQVYMGAEDVRRQALNVYRMKLLGAEVIPVTSGSRTLKDAMNEAMRDWVTNIDDTFYIIGTVAGPHPYPELVRDFQCVIGREAREQCLAQAGRLPDALVACVGGGSNAIGLFHPFLNDAGVRMYGVEAGGHGIATGEHAAPLSAGQPGVLHGNRTYLMSDEAGQIIETHSVSAGLDYPGVGPEHSWLKDIGRVEYVDATDDEALHAFRELTRVEGIMPALESSHAIAYGMKLAASMSPEQIVVINLSGRGDKDIHTVAGIDGISI from the coding sequence GTGTCTGAGTCCAACCCCATCGATTTTTCCGCAGTGCCTGATGCGCGCGGGCATTTTGGCCCCTACGGCGGTCGCTTTGTGTCCGAGACGCTGATGGACGCGCTGGATGAGCTGGAGCGTCTGTACCGCAAGCTCTCTGATGACCCGGCTTTTCAGGCTGAGTTTGACCGGGATCTGGCTTTCTACGTTGGCCGTCCATCGCCGCTGTATCTGGCCGAGCGGCTGACGCAAAAAGTGGGTGGCGCGCAGATCTACCTGAAGCGCGAAGATCTCAACCACACCGGCGCGCACAAGGTGAACAACACCATTGGTCAGGCGCTCTTGGCCAAGCATATGGGCAAGCCGCGCGTGATCGCCGAGACCGGTGCCGGACAGCACGGCGTGGCAACGGCGACGGTCGCTGCGCGTCTGGGCCTGAAGTGCCAGGTTTACATGGGCGCCGAGGATGTTCGCCGTCAGGCGCTGAACGTGTACCGCATGAAGCTGCTGGGTGCCGAAGTCATTCCGGTCACCTCTGGCTCGCGTACGCTCAAAGATGCGATGAATGAGGCCATGCGCGACTGGGTCACCAACATCGACGATACCTTCTACATCATCGGCACCGTCGCAGGCCCGCATCCTTACCCTGAGCTGGTACGTGACTTTCAGTGCGTCATCGGCCGCGAAGCGCGCGAGCAGTGTCTGGCCCAGGCCGGCCGCTTGCCTGATGCGCTGGTCGCCTGCGTCGGTGGTGGTTCCAACGCCATCGGTCTGTTCCACCCATTCCTGAATGATGCAGGCGTACGCATGTACGGGGTTGAGGCGGGTGGCCACGGCATCGCTACTGGCGAGCATGCGGCGCCGTTGAGCGCTGGGCAGCCGGGTGTGCTGCACGGCAACCGCACCTATCTGATGTCCGATGAAGCCGGTCAGATCATCGAAACCCACTCGGTATCGGCCGGGCTTGATTACCCGGGCGTGGGCCCTGAGCACAGCTGGCTCAAGGATATCGGTCGGGTTGAATACGTGGATGCCACAGACGATGAGGCATTGCACGCGTTCCGCGAGCTGACCCGCGTCGAAGGCATCATGCCGGCGCTGGAGTCCAGTCACGCAATTGCTTATGGCATGAAGCTGGCTGCCAGCATGAGCCCTGAGCAGATTGTCGTGATCAACCTGTCCGGTCGCGGCGACAAGGACATTCACACCGTCGCCGGCATCGACGGCATCAGCATCTAG
- a CDS encoding phosphoribosylanthranilate isomerase has protein sequence MTRIKICGITREQDALAAAAAGADAIGLVFYAPSPRAVDARQAARIVAALPPFVTTVGLFVDAEPDAVRAVLAEVPLDVLQFHGEESDDYCRQFGRPYLKAVRVRSADQLQDVAAQWPGASGILLDSYKPGVPGGTGEVFDWRLVPRERDWNLVLAGGLTAANVRQAIDEMQPWAVDVSGGVEAAKGIKDLEKINAFVQEVKRV, from the coding sequence ATGACTCGAATCAAGATATGCGGCATCACTCGTGAGCAGGATGCGCTCGCTGCAGCGGCTGCGGGTGCCGATGCCATTGGTTTGGTGTTTTACGCGCCGAGCCCCCGCGCCGTCGACGCCCGCCAGGCTGCCCGCATAGTCGCTGCCCTGCCGCCATTTGTGACCACCGTTGGCCTGTTTGTTGACGCTGAGCCCGACGCGGTGCGTGCGGTGCTGGCTGAGGTGCCGCTAGATGTGTTGCAGTTTCACGGCGAGGAGAGTGACGACTACTGTCGTCAGTTCGGCCGTCCTTATCTGAAGGCGGTGCGGGTACGCAGCGCTGACCAACTGCAGGATGTGGCTGCCCAGTGGCCTGGTGCCAGTGGTATTTTGCTCGACAGCTACAAGCCGGGCGTGCCGGGTGGCACTGGTGAAGTATTTGACTGGCGCCTGGTGCCGCGCGAGCGCGACTGGAATCTGGTACTGGCCGGCGGCCTGACGGCTGCCAACGTGCGTCAGGCGATTGATGAAATGCAGCCCTGGGCGGTAGACGTCAGCGGTGGCGTTGAGGCGGCCAAGGGCATCAAGGATCTGGAAAAAATTAACGCGTTTGTTCAAGAGGTGAAGCGTGTCTGA
- the truA gene encoding tRNA pseudouridine(38-40) synthase TruA, producing MVDNAVSQAAAPGAAAVVSRVAACVEYRGSAYRGWQRQQKGVPSVQEAVEKALSRVANHPVQIFCAGRTDAGVHASCQVIHFDSDAVRSPRNWIHGANANLPPDISLSWVMPIGQDFHARFSAEARRYRYVIYNDPIRPAHLAHEVTWNYRPLDLERMRAAAKVLVGTHDFTSYRAVGCQAKSPIKTIHHLELIEFGRFIVLDIRANAFLHHMVRNIAGVLMQIGCGEQPVDWAAQVLAARDRAQGGLTAPAYGLYLVDVTYPAHFELPQRYLGPHFLSALPDVLD from the coding sequence ATGGTAGACAACGCAGTAAGCCAAGCGGCCGCCCCCGGGGCGGCCGCTGTTGTTTCAAGGGTCGCCGCTTGCGTGGAATACCGCGGCAGCGCCTATCGCGGCTGGCAGCGCCAGCAGAAAGGGGTGCCCAGTGTGCAAGAGGCGGTTGAAAAAGCCCTCAGCCGGGTTGCCAACCACCCAGTACAGATATTCTGTGCCGGTCGCACGGATGCCGGTGTGCACGCGTCCTGCCAGGTGATCCATTTCGACAGTGATGCGGTGCGCTCGCCGCGTAACTGGATCCACGGTGCCAACGCCAATCTGCCGCCGGACATTTCGCTCAGTTGGGTAATGCCTATCGGTCAGGACTTTCACGCACGCTTTTCTGCCGAGGCGCGGCGCTATCGCTATGTGATCTACAACGACCCGATACGGCCGGCCCACCTCGCTCACGAGGTGACCTGGAACTATCGCCCGCTTGATCTCGAGCGCATGCGCGCGGCGGCCAAGGTGCTGGTGGGCACGCATGATTTCACCTCCTACCGGGCGGTCGGCTGTCAGGCCAAATCACCGATCAAGACCATTCATCACCTTGAGCTGATCGAGTTTGGCCGTTTTATCGTGCTGGATATCCGCGCCAACGCCTTTTTGCACCACATGGTGCGCAATATCGCGGGTGTGCTGATGCAGATTGGCTGTGGTGAGCAGCCGGTAGATTGGGCGGCTCAGGTGCTGGCTGCCCGTGACCGAGCCCAGGGCGGTCTGACCGCGCCGGCCTACGGCCTGTACCTGGTCGATGTGACCTACCCGGCGCATTTTGAGCTGCCGCAGCGCTATCTGGGGCCGCACTTTCTGTCCGCGTTGCCGGATGTGCTGGACTGA
- a CDS encoding FimV/HubP family polar landmark protein produces MVRKLVIAVAAASAVMSSGMVHALGVGDIHLQSSLNQPLQAEIDLVQVRDLSSDEIRTVLASPDEFGRAGIERPFFLTDLKFQPIVKPNGRSVIRVTSNRPVSEPFLNFLMEVRWPSGKVLREFTVLLDPPLYQPTPVISSSSVRAPSSSGAMPAPRVAPARPSAAGLASAAAVSAPATQSTASRTPAPASDGQVRTGRSDTLWDLALRNRPQGASVHQTMLAIQDLNPGAFSNGNINQLKAGQTLTMPSAEQASRRSNSEAVAEVAAQNRAWREGRAPAAAEASAPQLDARPRESAGAAPEAVNTEDSLRLVSGADDNAADGGGDAAAGNAAEDAQLRDALDRAKEQLDSAEREKAELNDRLGDVQGQVETLQRLLELKDAQLAALQEQVADGGDNTELTPEPQADLQDIVDSEEQAAALDAIAAELDSDAAADAAQDLAEADAAETAAELEQGDALGEEQVATEAEADISETPVVAPVTEAPAEPEQAEPQQPATPAEPVAAPKDPASVLQGLMQNQMVLIGGGVVAILLLLLVLMSLSRRNARREAEMADNFIANAADDKSDLDAQEADDFNVALAGIEDGDQDDLSLAADPLVEADALLAYGKPQEARDVLVDAIAADSERSDLRLKLMEVEGLLENAESYREQRAVLEAQGNQADRIAELDARFPLMAAAAAGVAAVVLEDDDELLLSPEPSAEPAPVEEDMDFDFSEFDLGDDASGSEAAVPLEDVLAEAPVEQPAEESTSSDDGFDLDFDLDEPAAETTVTEPVEPEPLTSGSADEFDLSDFELDTDSLDLPESPEAPQGAALDSDFDLSMTEELEADNLIAEFEAMDEPAKVDSEPAAEQSLALSDTELASLDAELSPTDALDDLEFPAADESSEELDAFELPELSDADLTPIDSATEEAVGDSLDEDDEFDFLSGTDECATKLDLARAYIDMGDQEGARDILNEVVEEGTEQQQQEARSMMERLTD; encoded by the coding sequence ATGGTTCGCAAATTGGTTATCGCTGTCGCCGCAGCAAGTGCCGTGATGTCGTCCGGAATGGTTCACGCGTTGGGGGTAGGCGATATCCATCTGCAATCGTCACTGAACCAGCCGCTGCAAGCGGAAATCGATCTGGTTCAAGTCCGCGACCTCTCCAGCGACGAAATTCGCACTGTTCTGGCTTCGCCCGATGAGTTCGGGCGGGCCGGCATTGAGCGCCCCTTTTTTCTGACTGACCTCAAGTTTCAGCCCATCGTCAAACCCAATGGCCGTTCGGTCATCCGCGTGACCTCCAATCGTCCGGTCAGCGAACCTTTCCTCAATTTCCTGATGGAAGTGCGCTGGCCCTCTGGCAAGGTGCTGCGTGAGTTTACCGTCCTGCTTGATCCGCCGTTGTACCAGCCTACCCCCGTTATAAGCAGCAGTTCGGTGCGTGCGCCGTCCAGCAGCGGTGCAATGCCTGCGCCGCGAGTAGCTCCTGCGCGGCCCAGTGCGGCGGGCTTGGCGTCTGCCGCTGCGGTGTCAGCACCGGCTACGCAAAGTACTGCCAGCCGCACACCGGCCCCAGCCAGTGACGGTCAGGTGCGCACAGGCCGTTCTGACACGTTGTGGGATCTGGCGCTGCGCAATCGCCCTCAGGGCGCCAGTGTCCATCAGACCATGCTGGCCATTCAGGATCTCAACCCCGGGGCTTTCAGCAACGGCAACATTAACCAGCTCAAGGCTGGGCAGACCCTGACCATGCCGTCAGCCGAGCAGGCCAGCCGTCGCAGCAACAGCGAAGCGGTGGCCGAGGTTGCCGCGCAAAACCGCGCCTGGCGTGAGGGGCGTGCTCCGGCCGCGGCTGAGGCCAGCGCACCCCAGCTGGACGCTCGTCCGCGTGAGAGCGCAGGCGCTGCGCCCGAGGCGGTCAATACAGAAGACTCCCTGCGCCTGGTGTCAGGTGCTGATGACAATGCGGCCGATGGCGGCGGTGATGCTGCCGCTGGTAATGCTGCCGAAGACGCCCAGCTGCGTGACGCGCTTGATCGCGCCAAGGAGCAACTGGATTCAGCCGAGCGTGAAAAGGCCGAGTTGAATGATCGTCTTGGCGACGTGCAGGGCCAGGTTGAAACCCTGCAGCGCCTGCTGGAGTTGAAGGACGCCCAACTGGCAGCCCTGCAGGAGCAGGTCGCTGACGGTGGTGACAACACCGAGCTGACGCCCGAGCCGCAGGCTGATCTGCAAGACATCGTTGACAGCGAGGAGCAAGCGGCAGCGCTCGACGCGATTGCTGCCGAGCTTGATAGCGATGCCGCCGCAGATGCCGCGCAAGACCTTGCTGAAGCCGACGCGGCTGAAACTGCTGCCGAGCTTGAACAGGGCGATGCGCTGGGCGAAGAGCAGGTGGCTACAGAGGCCGAGGCTGACATCAGCGAGACGCCCGTGGTAGCGCCTGTCACCGAAGCGCCCGCTGAGCCAGAGCAGGCTGAGCCGCAGCAGCCCGCCACGCCGGCAGAACCCGTCGCAGCTCCCAAGGATCCTGCCTCCGTGCTGCAAGGTTTGATGCAGAACCAGATGGTGTTGATCGGCGGCGGTGTCGTCGCGATTTTGCTACTGCTGCTGGTGTTGATGTCGCTGTCGCGTCGCAACGCACGACGTGAAGCTGAAATGGCCGATAACTTCATTGCTAACGCCGCCGACGACAAGTCGGATCTGGATGCGCAGGAGGCGGATGACTTCAACGTAGCGCTGGCTGGTATTGAAGATGGTGACCAGGATGACCTGAGCTTGGCTGCTGATCCCTTGGTTGAAGCGGACGCACTGCTGGCCTATGGCAAGCCACAGGAAGCCCGCGACGTACTGGTGGACGCCATTGCGGCCGACTCCGAGCGTAGCGACCTGCGCCTGAAACTGATGGAAGTCGAAGGCCTGCTGGAAAACGCTGAGAGCTACCGTGAGCAGCGTGCAGTGCTGGAGGCCCAGGGTAACCAGGCTGATCGCATTGCCGAGCTGGACGCGCGCTTCCCGCTGATGGCTGCGGCCGCGGCGGGCGTCGCGGCTGTCGTGTTGGAGGATGACGACGAGCTGCTGCTGTCGCCTGAGCCGTCGGCTGAGCCGGCACCTGTCGAAGAAGACATGGATTTTGACTTCAGCGAGTTTGATCTGGGTGATGACGCCAGCGGGTCCGAGGCGGCGGTCCCCCTGGAAGATGTCTTGGCTGAGGCGCCGGTAGAACAGCCGGCAGAAGAAAGCACAAGCAGCGACGACGGCTTTGATCTGGACTTTGATCTGGACGAGCCGGCCGCGGAAACCACCGTGACTGAGCCGGTAGAACCCGAGCCGCTGACCTCTGGGAGTGCCGACGAGTTTGATCTGTCGGACTTTGAGCTGGACACCGACAGCCTTGACTTGCCGGAGTCGCCGGAAGCACCGCAAGGCGCGGCGCTGGATAGCGATTTTGATCTGTCGATGACCGAAGAGCTTGAGGCCGATAACCTGATTGCCGAGTTTGAGGCGATGGACGAGCCTGCCAAGGTCGACAGCGAGCCGGCGGCTGAGCAGTCGCTGGCGCTGTCAGACACCGAGCTGGCTTCGTTGGACGCTGAACTGTCGCCCACTGACGCCCTGGATGATCTGGAGTTTCCTGCGGCTGATGAGTCGAGCGAGGAGTTGGATGCGTTCGAGCTGCCCGAGCTCAGCGACGCTGATCTCACCCCGATTGACAGTGCTACGGAGGAAGCAGTGGGCGATTCTCTGGATGAAGACGATGAGTTTGATTTCCTGTCGGGCACCGACGAATGTGCCACCAAACTCGACTTGGCCCGTGCCTATATCGATATGGGTGACCAGGAAGGTGCTCGTGACATTCTCAACGAGGTTGTTGAGGAAGGCACTGAGCAGCAGCAGCAGGAAGCGCGCAGCATGATGGAGCGCCTGACTGACTGA
- a CDS encoding aspartate-semialdehyde dehydrogenase gives MSNVADIAIVGVSSLVGDMLVNVLEEHSYPFGQVRLVDVDDEAGERRMINGQSVRVEALSSFDFASVKLAIVAGDRDFGLQCIGAIREAGALVVDTTGLLTGQGATVVAEVNSQVLADAVQRRVVACPDSQVLQSALVLKALDGMSPVQRVSVATYQSMSTHSKPAVEGLAMETGRLLNGQPIEKGGALAKQSAFNLQPCVSDLDETGASREERDLVAGITEVLGLPSLPVLANCVMVPLFYGTAQMMQVTTAEPLDSQRVINVLRRAKGIKVLDKAEAGGYPTPVTDATGSDQVWVGRVRQDANQANTTHLWIVSDNLRKGVALNSLMVADLLIKGYL, from the coding sequence ATGAGCAACGTAGCGGATATAGCAATTGTAGGGGTAAGCAGCCTGGTCGGTGACATGCTGGTCAACGTGCTGGAAGAGCACAGCTACCCCTTTGGTCAGGTGCGTCTGGTGGACGTGGATGACGAGGCCGGCGAGCGCCGCATGATCAATGGCCAGAGTGTGCGGGTAGAGGCGCTGAGCAGCTTCGACTTTGCCAGCGTCAAGCTGGCCATTGTGGCCGGCGATCGTGATTTTGGTCTGCAGTGTATCGGCGCTATTCGTGAGGCTGGCGCACTGGTGGTCGATACCACCGGGCTGTTGACTGGCCAGGGCGCCACGGTTGTTGCCGAGGTCAATTCGCAGGTGTTGGCTGATGCGGTGCAGCGACGGGTCGTTGCCTGTCCGGACAGCCAGGTGCTGCAGAGCGCGCTGGTGCTCAAGGCGCTGGATGGCATGTCGCCGGTGCAGCGCGTCAGCGTGGCGACCTATCAATCCATGTCGACCCACAGCAAGCCTGCGGTTGAGGGGCTGGCAATGGAAACAGGCCGTTTGCTCAATGGTCAGCCGATCGAAAAGGGTGGTGCGCTGGCCAAGCAGTCTGCATTCAACCTGCAGCCCTGCGTCAGTGACCTGGACGAGACGGGCGCCAGTCGCGAAGAGCGCGATCTGGTGGCGGGTATTACCGAGGTGCTGGGCCTGCCGTCGCTGCCGGTGCTGGCCAACTGTGTCATGGTGCCGCTGTTTTACGGCACTGCGCAGATGATGCAGGTGACTACCGCCGAGCCGCTGGACAGCCAGCGGGTCATTAACGTGCTGCGCCGAGCCAAGGGCATCAAGGTGTTGGACAAGGCTGAGGCGGGTGGCTATCCGACGCCGGTGACCGACGCCACAGGGTCCGATCAGGTGTGGGTGGGGCGTGTGCGCCAGGACGCCAACCAGGCGAACACTACGCATTTGTGGATTGTGTCTGATAATTTGCGTAAAGGTGTCGCACTTAACAGTCTGATGGTTGCCGACTTGTTGATAAAAGGCTATTTGTAA